From a region of the Chitinophaga caseinilytica genome:
- a CDS encoding beta-ketoacyl-ACP synthase III, whose product MKEVYITRLSKFLPNEPVANEEMESILGMVDGKPSRARNIILGNNKIKTRYYAQNKDGQSTHTNAEMTASAVASLFDDKFPITKMQLLACGTTSPDQLLPNHAAMVHGILKCQPVELIAATGACAAGMQAFKYAWMSVKCGNTANAVSTGSEKFSAWLLSRNFEPETENLKHLTENPIIAFEKDFLRWMLSDGASAALFQDKPNEEGLSLRVDWVEIASYAHELETCMYAGAVKNEDGSTKGWTDMTPEEWSANSVFSFKQDTRLLGKNIVPSGAQMWKALVEKYNIDIDKLTWFLPHLSSEFFRFKIDEEIARLGVHIPQEKWFTNLTRVGNVGTASPYFMLEELLNQGMLKKGDTIVMMVPESARFSYAYAGITVV is encoded by the coding sequence ATGAAAGAAGTATATATAACGAGGCTCTCCAAATTTTTGCCGAACGAGCCGGTAGCGAATGAAGAAATGGAAAGCATCCTCGGTATGGTGGATGGAAAACCTTCCCGGGCGAGGAACATCATCCTGGGAAACAACAAGATCAAAACGCGCTATTACGCGCAGAACAAAGACGGGCAAAGCACCCACACCAACGCGGAAATGACCGCCAGCGCCGTGGCCAGCCTGTTCGACGATAAATTTCCCATCACCAAAATGCAACTACTGGCCTGCGGCACTACCAGCCCCGACCAGCTGCTGCCCAACCACGCAGCCATGGTGCACGGCATCCTCAAATGCCAGCCCGTGGAACTGATCGCCGCTACCGGCGCCTGCGCGGCCGGTATGCAGGCTTTCAAATACGCCTGGATGTCCGTAAAATGCGGAAACACCGCCAACGCAGTCAGCACCGGTTCCGAGAAATTCTCCGCCTGGCTGCTGTCCCGCAACTTTGAGCCGGAAACGGAAAACCTGAAGCATCTCACCGAAAATCCCATCATCGCTTTCGAAAAAGATTTTCTCCGCTGGATGCTGTCTGACGGCGCCAGCGCCGCCCTGTTCCAGGACAAGCCCAACGAAGAAGGGCTCAGCCTGCGGGTAGACTGGGTGGAAATTGCCTCGTACGCGCATGAGCTCGAAACCTGCATGTACGCCGGCGCCGTGAAGAACGAAGACGGCTCCACCAAAGGCTGGACCGACATGACGCCCGAAGAATGGTCTGCCAACAGCGTGTTCTCCTTCAAACAGGACACCCGTTTGCTCGGCAAAAACATCGTGCCTTCCGGCGCGCAGATGTGGAAAGCCCTCGTCGAAAAATATAACATCGATATCGATAAGCTCACCTGGTTCCTGCCGCACCTCTCTTCCGAATTCTTCCGTTTCAAGATCGATGAAGAGATCGCGCGGCTGGGCGTGCACATCCCGCAGGAAAAATGGTTCACCAACCTGACCCGCGTCGGCAACGTGGGCACGGCTTCCCCGTATTTCATGCTGGAAGAACTGCTGAACCAGGGCATGCTGAAAAAAGGCGATACGATCGTGATGATGGTGCCAGAAAGCGCACGCTTCTCGTATGCATACGCCGGCATCACCGTTGTCTAA
- a CDS encoding BtrH N-terminal domain-containing protein, with protein MTQFSHTQTAHCESGVISNLFGHHGLQISEPMAFGIGAGIFFGHLPFVKVNGVPGTTYRIWPGAIFARACKRLGVTMESRKFSSVDSAMKTLDELVEDGVPVGLQSSVYYLPYFPESYRFHFNAHNLVVYGKDGDDYLVSDPIMDTVTRIDTENLIRARFAKGFPAPKGKMYYPVNVPQEVDFRDPVKAGIDQACHYMLKIPVPMFGVKGIRFLAKRMKDYPAKVGDRKAALYLGNVIRMQEEIGTGGAGFRFMYAAFLQEAGSLLDKPELKDVGRELTQVGDAWRNFAAHAGRVCKARSADNVSYGELGKMLLQIADMEEKVFRRLSTVKL; from the coding sequence ATGACACAATTCAGCCACACGCAAACCGCCCACTGTGAAAGCGGCGTAATATCCAACCTCTTCGGCCATCATGGTCTCCAGATCAGCGAGCCCATGGCCTTCGGGATCGGGGCCGGCATCTTTTTCGGCCACCTGCCTTTCGTGAAAGTGAACGGCGTGCCAGGCACCACCTACCGCATCTGGCCCGGCGCTATCTTTGCCCGCGCCTGCAAACGGCTCGGCGTTACGATGGAATCGCGCAAGTTCAGCAGCGTAGACAGCGCCATGAAAACCCTCGACGAACTCGTCGAAGACGGTGTGCCGGTCGGATTGCAGTCCAGCGTCTACTACCTTCCGTATTTCCCGGAATCGTACCGCTTCCATTTCAACGCGCATAACCTCGTGGTATACGGTAAAGACGGAGACGATTACCTCGTTTCCGACCCCATCATGGACACCGTTACCCGCATCGATACCGAAAACCTCATCCGCGCCCGTTTCGCCAAAGGGTTCCCCGCGCCGAAAGGCAAAATGTACTACCCCGTGAACGTGCCGCAGGAAGTGGATTTCCGCGATCCGGTGAAAGCCGGTATCGACCAGGCTTGCCATTATATGCTCAAGATCCCCGTGCCCATGTTCGGCGTGAAAGGCATCCGGTTCCTTGCCAAAAGGATGAAAGATTATCCCGCCAAAGTGGGCGACCGCAAAGCCGCGCTTTACCTGGGCAACGTGATCCGCATGCAGGAAGAGATCGGGACCGGCGGCGCAGGGTTCCGGTTCATGTACGCCGCCTTCCTCCAGGAAGCCGGTTCGCTGCTGGACAAGCCCGAGCTGAAAGACGTGGGCCGCGAGCTGACGCAGGTGGGCGACGCCTGGCGTAACTTTGCCGCCCATGCTGGCCGCGTCTGCAAAGCGCGCTCGGCCGACAATGTTTCCTACGGCGAACTGGGCAAAATGCTCCTGCAGATCGCCGATATGGAAGAAAAAGTATTCCGCCGCCTGTCTACCGTTAAACTCTGA
- a CDS encoding ABC transporter ATP-binding protein: MNSIAVKDLEKTYAGALTPSLCGLSCTFAEGTIAGLLGPNGAGKTTTISILCGLVEATGGSVEIFGMPQVPANREAIKRAIGVVPQRIALYPQLTAFENLRYFGNLYGFSGKSLREKIMHHLEAFGLEKAAHKETGKFSGGMKRRANIIASILHEPKLLVLDEPTAGVDVQSRSMILQFLRDYNAKGNSVIYTSHLLDEAEQICDEVAIIDEGTLVVQGTPKDLVGRHGHCRNLEDVFLHYTGHAVRD; the protein is encoded by the coding sequence ATGAACAGCATTGCCGTGAAAGACCTGGAGAAAACCTACGCCGGAGCACTGACACCCAGTCTCTGCGGGCTTTCGTGCACCTTCGCCGAAGGAACGATCGCCGGGCTCCTCGGGCCCAACGGCGCCGGGAAGACCACGACGATCTCCATCCTCTGCGGACTGGTGGAAGCCACCGGCGGCAGCGTGGAAATCTTCGGCATGCCACAGGTGCCCGCCAACCGCGAAGCCATCAAAAGGGCCATCGGCGTGGTGCCCCAGCGCATCGCCCTCTATCCGCAACTGACGGCTTTCGAGAACCTCCGGTATTTCGGGAACCTCTACGGCTTCAGCGGCAAATCCCTCCGCGAAAAAATCATGCACCACCTCGAAGCTTTCGGGCTGGAAAAGGCCGCACATAAAGAAACCGGGAAATTTTCGGGCGGGATGAAACGGCGCGCCAATATCATCGCGTCGATCCTCCACGAGCCAAAGCTCCTCGTGCTCGACGAGCCCACCGCCGGCGTTGATGTACAGTCGCGCAGCATGATCCTGCAATTCCTGCGGGATTATAACGCGAAAGGAAACAGCGTCATCTACACCTCGCACCTGCTCGACGAAGCCGAACAGATCTGCGACGAGGTGGCCATTATCGACGAAGGGACATTGGTGGTGCAGGGCACGCCCAAAGACCTCGTTGGCCGCCACGGCCATTGCCGCAACCTGGAAGACGTGTTCCTCCATTATACCGGCCATGCCGTGCGGGATTAA
- a CDS encoding ABC transporter permease, whose product MLRIIATIRKEWLLLRRDKAGLALLFAMPLVLITVMALIQDAPFRDYQEVKFDILAVDNDHGRLGRYIREGLQESGQFNVIDSINGQPLSEAAAKSMVAAGRYKISITVPKGATAEIVSNANKIVNDISKRMGLPSQLPVKALSNDSLAVQLYFDPAAKKAFKSAIHQALDNFLTQVETDLLLERIQLQLRSRDSLSQDTFPAIRLKAVALRETSLGEGKQIDVISNSVQHNVPAWSIFAMFFIVIPIAGNMIREREDGSLVRMKLIPGNYLSVLTGKLLFFVGICIVQFYLMIMVGLYLLPMMGLPKLQLGVDHVAGFLVAASIGVTATAYGILIGTIFKTPNQALNFGAVSIVILSAIGGIWIPLEIMPESMQMIGRLSPLSWGLDAINDIFLRNGHIRLVLPDIAKLLGCGGAMLVVAAVVEQRRIG is encoded by the coding sequence ATGTTAAGGATCATCGCCACGATACGGAAAGAATGGTTATTGCTGCGGCGCGACAAAGCCGGGCTGGCGCTGCTGTTTGCCATGCCGCTGGTACTGATCACCGTGATGGCCCTCATCCAGGACGCGCCTTTCCGCGATTACCAGGAAGTGAAGTTCGATATTCTCGCTGTGGATAACGACCATGGCCGGCTCGGACGGTACATCCGCGAAGGGTTGCAGGAAAGCGGGCAATTCAACGTCATCGATTCCATCAACGGCCAGCCATTGTCGGAGGCAGCGGCAAAAAGCATGGTCGCCGCAGGCAGATACAAGATCAGCATCACCGTTCCCAAAGGCGCTACGGCGGAAATCGTCAGTAATGCCAACAAGATCGTGAACGATATTTCGAAGCGGATGGGCCTGCCGTCGCAATTGCCGGTGAAAGCCCTTTCCAACGATTCCCTCGCCGTACAGCTGTATTTCGACCCCGCGGCCAAGAAAGCCTTCAAAAGCGCCATCCACCAGGCGTTAGACAATTTTCTCACCCAGGTGGAGACCGATCTGCTGCTGGAGCGCATCCAGTTGCAACTCCGCAGCCGCGACAGTCTCAGCCAGGACACTTTCCCTGCCATCCGCCTCAAAGCCGTGGCGCTCCGGGAAACAAGCCTGGGAGAGGGGAAACAGATCGACGTCATCTCCAATTCCGTACAGCACAACGTGCCCGCCTGGAGCATTTTCGCCATGTTTTTCATCGTGATCCCCATCGCCGGGAATATGATCCGCGAGCGGGAAGACGGGAGCCTGGTAAGGATGAAGCTCATCCCCGGGAATTACTTGTCCGTTCTCACCGGGAAACTGCTGTTTTTCGTCGGCATATGTATTGTACAGTTTTACCTGATGATCATGGTGGGATTGTATTTGCTGCCGATGATGGGCCTTCCGAAGCTGCAGCTGGGGGTAGACCATGTGGCGGGATTCCTCGTGGCGGCGAGCATCGGCGTAACGGCCACGGCATACGGCATCCTCATCGGGACGATCTTCAAAACGCCCAACCAGGCGCTGAATTTCGGGGCGGTGAGCATCGTGATCCTCAGCGCTATCGGTGGCATCTGGATCCCGCTGGAGATCATGCCGGAATCGATGCAGATGATAGGACGGTTGTCGCCCCTGAGCTGGGGGCTGGACGCCATCAATGATATTTTCCTGCGCAACGGCCATATCCGGCTCGTGCTGCCCGATATCGCCAAGCTGCTGGGATGCGGCGGGGCCATGCTGGTAGTGGCGGCGGTGGTGGAGCAGCGCAGGATCGGATAA
- a CDS encoding phosphopantetheine-binding protein, whose amino-acid sequence MEALKLKLKQQIIEALNLQDTKPEDIDDNAPLFGEGLGLDSIDSLELMVLLERNYKIKVEDPREGRKILQSVQSMAEFIMSKQAA is encoded by the coding sequence ATGGAAGCATTAAAACTGAAACTCAAACAGCAGATCATCGAAGCCCTGAACCTGCAGGATACCAAACCGGAAGACATTGACGACAATGCCCCCCTGTTTGGCGAAGGCCTCGGGCTCGACAGCATCGATTCGCTGGAACTGATGGTGTTGCTGGAAAGAAACTACAAGATCAAAGTGGAAGACCCCCGCGAAGGCCGTAAGATCCTTCAGAGCGTTCAATCCATGGCAGAATTCATTATGAGCAAACAGGCGGCCTGA
- a CDS encoding beta-ketoacyl-[acyl-carrier-protein] synthase family protein, which produces MISAIGNNVEENFRSLRAQRSGIGYSQFVDTIHRNVLPVGEVKCSSEELAKMAGLPDTTGFTRTTLLGLVAMQEALRSAGITNAAETPTAFINASTVGGMCDTEKIYFDILDPQKEGTFLQLIDTLDCADCTQRIADETGLTAYVTTISTACSSSANALMYGARLIRAGLVDRAVCGGTEALTRFTINGFNSLKNIDKRHCLPFDNDRNGLNLGEGAAYLVLESESFAQRRKARPMAELSGWCNTNEAFHPTSPSPEGDGAFEAMRKALEMGGLTPADVQYVNVHGTATLNNDVSEGRALERLFGDEVPAFSSTKPFTGHTLAAAGAIEAIYSVLAINRQMIWPNLNFTTRMEELRISPETRLLEESPVKNVVSNSFGFGGNNASLVISKYGN; this is translated from the coding sequence ATGATCTCCGCCATCGGGAATAACGTGGAGGAGAATTTCCGCAGCCTCCGGGCGCAACGGAGCGGCATCGGCTATTCACAGTTCGTGGATACCATTCACCGTAATGTGCTTCCGGTAGGGGAAGTGAAATGTTCGTCGGAAGAACTGGCGAAGATGGCCGGCCTCCCCGATACCACAGGCTTCACCCGCACCACGCTCCTCGGGCTCGTGGCCATGCAGGAAGCCCTTCGCTCCGCCGGCATCACCAATGCCGCCGAAACCCCGACCGCCTTCATCAACGCATCCACCGTTGGCGGCATGTGCGACACCGAGAAAATCTATTTCGATATCCTCGACCCCCAAAAGGAAGGTACCTTCCTCCAGCTCATCGATACCCTCGATTGTGCGGACTGTACCCAGCGCATCGCCGACGAAACGGGCCTCACAGCATATGTCACCACCATCAGTACCGCCTGCTCCTCGTCGGCCAACGCGCTCATGTACGGCGCGCGGCTCATCCGCGCGGGGCTCGTAGACAGGGCGGTGTGCGGCGGGACAGAAGCGCTCACGCGGTTTACCATCAATGGTTTCAATTCCCTCAAGAATATCGATAAAAGGCATTGCCTGCCGTTCGACAATGATCGTAACGGTCTGAACCTGGGCGAAGGCGCGGCGTATCTCGTGCTGGAATCGGAAAGTTTCGCACAGCGCCGCAAAGCGAGGCCCATGGCCGAACTGAGCGGGTGGTGCAATACCAACGAAGCCTTCCATCCCACGTCTCCCTCGCCCGAGGGAGACGGTGCCTTCGAAGCCATGCGGAAAGCCCTGGAAATGGGCGGACTTACGCCGGCAGACGTGCAGTACGTGAATGTGCACGGCACGGCTACGTTGAACAACGACGTGTCGGAAGGCCGGGCGTTGGAAAGGCTCTTCGGCGACGAGGTGCCGGCGTTCAGCTCCACCAAGCCCTTTACCGGCCATACCCTCGCGGCAGCCGGGGCCATCGAGGCGATCTATTCCGTGCTGGCGATCAACCGGCAGATGATCTGGCCGAACCTCAACTTTACGACGCGCATGGAAGAGCTGCGCATCTCGCCGGAAACGCGCCTGCTGGAAGAATCGCCCGTGAAGAACGTGGTGTCCAACTCCTTCGGGTTCGGCGGCAACAATGCATCACT